In the Mycolicibacterium thermoresistibile genome, one interval contains:
- a CDS encoding AAA family ATPase: protein MSGIVVTDEFRHALDLLAGGSNLFLTGKAGTGKSTLIRLFMAETDRNVVVVAPTGIAALNVDGHTIHRLFGFRTTTTLDDVRSGGYRPGRFTRTLASLQTLIIDEASMLRADVFDMVAAALGRYGPQPGAPFGGVQVVLVGDLYQLPPVVNEHEAVFFSGAPYYETPYFFSAHSFRRGDFPTVSLTTVFRQLGDDRMTAILNEIREGVLLGHAQEQLNARADKDFVPPDDEFWLTLAPTNRLVTARNRQQLERLPGDEMTHHARTSGDLSLFDPPVEETLRFKVGAQVMMLNNDPFNRWVNGSVGRVVGVGYDRHGAVVEVEFRDGSVAEVAPYTWEATRPVVSGSSLGRQVVGSYTQLPFKPAWAITIHKSQGQTLDRVIVDLSGGMFSTGQLYVALSRCTSLSGLVLRRPVLPKDLKTDRRVARFLRTSGGGPGARRYCALGLLTVGDEGRMSRPRPVELAVAFDDGTAISTLINPQRDLADARTAFGISVSDVLLAPTLAEAWAVIAPMLAGCTPVGAGVDEQLGLVDFELKRLGHVTAMPLGVELRGARITGRTALERARSALAAHRGLDGEDGSSAFDEPESVASSGLLLSRDPEVPTPAAEHLPGLSALLRVSRDVSAVLLGEPAPAHDLDSSWDAAARQAVADQLRAAAARVALPAEVAARLGEAGRLLGVRFDIAAADGQRPDIAAVLTPGARICFTGTVQDDTGRTVEREEMEKLAASAGLTPVKNVTKTRCDVLVTAEVGTQSGKARKAAEYGKPVFCADEFFAWLNAR from the coding sequence ATGTCCGGGATCGTTGTCACCGACGAATTCCGCCACGCACTCGATCTGCTCGCCGGCGGCAGCAACCTGTTCCTCACCGGTAAGGCCGGCACCGGCAAGTCGACGCTGATCCGGCTGTTCATGGCCGAGACCGACCGCAATGTCGTCGTGGTGGCACCCACCGGGATCGCCGCGCTCAATGTCGACGGTCACACCATCCACCGGCTGTTCGGGTTCCGCACCACCACGACCCTCGACGACGTCCGGTCCGGCGGCTACCGGCCGGGCCGGTTCACCAGGACGCTGGCGTCGCTGCAGACGCTGATCATCGACGAAGCGTCGATGCTGCGCGCCGACGTGTTCGACATGGTGGCGGCCGCCCTGGGGCGCTACGGCCCGCAGCCGGGCGCACCGTTCGGCGGGGTGCAGGTCGTGCTGGTCGGCGATCTGTATCAGCTGCCGCCGGTGGTCAACGAGCACGAGGCGGTGTTCTTTTCCGGCGCACCGTATTACGAGACGCCGTACTTCTTCTCGGCGCACTCGTTCCGGCGCGGGGACTTCCCCACCGTGTCGCTGACGACGGTGTTCCGCCAGCTCGGGGACGACCGGATGACCGCGATCCTCAACGAGATCCGCGAAGGTGTGCTGCTCGGCCACGCGCAGGAGCAGCTCAACGCCCGCGCCGACAAGGATTTTGTGCCGCCCGACGACGAGTTCTGGTTGACGCTGGCGCCGACCAACCGGCTGGTGACGGCCCGCAACCGCCAACAGCTGGAGCGGCTGCCCGGGGACGAGATGACCCACCACGCCCGCACCTCCGGTGATCTATCGTTGTTCGACCCGCCGGTCGAGGAGACGCTGCGGTTCAAGGTCGGCGCGCAGGTGATGATGCTCAACAACGACCCGTTCAACCGCTGGGTCAACGGCAGCGTCGGCCGGGTGGTCGGGGTGGGCTACGACCGGCACGGCGCGGTCGTGGAGGTGGAGTTCCGCGACGGGTCGGTCGCCGAGGTGGCGCCCTACACCTGGGAGGCCACCCGGCCGGTGGTGTCCGGTTCGTCGCTGGGCCGGCAGGTCGTCGGCTCCTACACCCAGCTGCCGTTCAAGCCGGCGTGGGCGATCACCATCCACAAGAGCCAGGGCCAGACCCTGGACCGGGTGATCGTCGACCTGTCCGGCGGGATGTTCTCGACCGGCCAGCTGTATGTGGCGCTGAGCCGCTGCACGTCGTTGTCCGGGCTGGTGCTCCGGCGCCCGGTGCTGCCGAAGGATCTGAAGACCGACCGGCGGGTCGCCCGGTTCCTGCGCACCTCGGGCGGTGGGCCGGGTGCCCGGCGCTACTGCGCGCTCGGGCTGTTGACGGTCGGGGACGAGGGGCGGATGTCGCGGCCACGGCCGGTGGAGCTGGCGGTGGCGTTCGACGACGGCACCGCCATCAGCACGTTGATCAACCCGCAGCGCGATCTCGCCGATGCGCGAACGGCGTTCGGGATCAGCGTGTCCGATGTGTTGCTGGCGCCCACGCTGGCCGAGGCGTGGGCCGTGATCGCGCCGATGCTGGCCGGCTGCACCCCGGTCGGGGCCGGGGTGGACGAGCAGCTGGGCCTGGTCGACTTCGAGCTCAAACGGCTCGGCCATGTGACGGCGATGCCGTTGGGGGTCGAGCTGCGCGGGGCGCGGATCACCGGCCGCACCGCACTGGAGCGGGCCCGGTCGGCGTTGGCCGCGCACCGCGGGCTCGACGGGGAGGACGGGTCGTCGGCGTTCGACGAACCGGAATCGGTGGCGTCGTCGGGACTTCTGCTCAGCCGTGACCCCGAGGTGCCGACCCCGGCGGCCGAGCACCTGCCGGGATTGTCGGCACTGCTGCGGGTCAGCCGCGACGTCAGCGCGGTGCTGCTGGGCGAGCCCGCCCCGGCGCACGACCTGGACTCGTCGTGGGATGCCGCGGCCCGGCAGGCGGTGGCCGATCAGCTGCGGGCCGCGGCCGCGCGGGTGGCGCTGCCGGCCGAGGTGGCGGCGCGGCTGGGCGAGGCGGGCCGGCTGCTGGGCGTGCGGTTCGACATCGCGGCGGCCGACGGGCAGCGTCCCGACATCGCGGCCGTGCTGACACCCGGTGCGCGGATCTGTTTCACCGGCACCGTGCAGGACGACACCGGTCGCACCGTCGAGCGCGAGGAGATGGAGAAGCTGGCCGCGTCGGCGGGGTTGACCCCGGTGAAGAACGTGACGAAGACCCGCTGCGATGTGCTGGTCACCGCCGAGGTCGGCACCCAGTCCGGAAAGGCCCGCAAGGCCGCCGAATACGGTAAGCCGGTGTTCTGCGCCGACGAGTTCTTCGCCTGGCTCAACGCCCGCTGA
- a CDS encoding DUF2237 family protein, producing MPELNVLGGPLQVCGTEPMTGFYRDGCCSTGPQDLGRHTICAVVTAEFLAHQRAIGNDLSTPRPEYRFPGLTPGDRWCVTALNWLRAYEDGYAAPVVLAATHEATLEVVPLEALQKYAVDVPDDPSGL from the coding sequence GTGCCCGAACTCAACGTCCTCGGTGGGCCGCTGCAGGTGTGCGGCACGGAGCCGATGACCGGCTTCTACCGGGACGGCTGCTGCTCCACCGGCCCGCAGGATCTGGGCCGGCACACGATCTGCGCGGTCGTCACCGCGGAATTCCTCGCACATCAGCGCGCGATCGGCAACGATCTGTCCACGCCGCGGCCCGAGTATCGGTTCCCGGGCCTGACCCCCGGCGACCGCTGGTGCGTCACCGCGTTGAACTGGCTGCGCGCCTACGAGGACGGCTACGCGGCGCCGGTGGTGCTGGCCGCCACCCACGAAGCCACCCTCGAGGTGGTGCCGCTGGAGGCGCTGCAGAAGTACGCCGTCGACGTGCCCGACGATCCCAGCGGCCTCTGA